In Novosphingobium sp. PP1Y, the sequence GATAGCGGTTTTCGCGCCAGGTTCCGCCGATGCGGTCGGCCTTCTCGAAAACGACGAATTCCTCGCCCCGCTCACGCAGCTTGATCGCGGCCAGGATGCCGGCCATGCCGGCGCCGATGATCGCGGTCTTCACGCTTCGCTTGCCATTCGTTGCAGTCATAAATCCTCGTCCCGGAAATGTTGCTCTTGGACTGTTTTCTACATCGAGGAAGAAAGCTCCGCATAACCCATTCGAGCTAAGAAAAGGTGCAGAACGAGACCGCGTTGAGACAACGCGATTCATAACCTGATTGGGTTATGCGTGCAGCTCGGCGACCCGTTAGCCTGTCTCCCGGCAACCAGAACAAAGGCCCATTTTACGGGGCGGGAGAGAAGCGACAGATGAAATTCTCGATCATTTACGAAGCCCAGATGGTGGACACCAGCCGCGAGAACGAGCAGGCGGTGTTTCTCCAGATCGTCGAGCAGGCCAAGCTGGCCGAGGAAAAGGGGTTCGACTGCATCTGGTGCGTCGAGCACACCGCGCTCACCCAGTATGCCCACATGTCCGCGCCCGAGACGGTGCTGGCCTTCATCGCCGGCGCGACCAGTCGCATCCATGTCGGCCACGGCGTCGTCTGCCTGCCGCCCGCGATGAACCACCCGGTCAAGGTCGCCGAGCGCATAGCCACGCTCGACATCCTCTCGCAGGGCCGCCTCCACTTCGGCGTCGGCAAGGGCGGCACGCAGCAGGAAGCGGGTACCTTCGGCTATGACCTCGCCGACCTCCAGCCGATGATCGACGAGTCCATGTACCTGATACCCAAGATCATGGTGCAGGACGAAATCGAGCACGACGGCGAATACATCAAGATTCCCAAGCGCCCGATCCATCCCAAGCCCTATCAGGACCCGCATCCGCCGATGTACATGGCCTGCACCCGCGAGAACACGCTGGTGGCGGCCGGTTCCCGCGGCATCGGCGCGCTCGTGCTCGGCTTCTCCGGTCCCGACGAGATCGCCAAGAAGAACGCGATCTACCGCGAGGCGTTCCGGAACCGCAAGGCCGAGGACCAGGTCGGCTTCCGTCCGACCGAGCACCTGGCCGCACTCTGCGCCGCAACCGTGCTCGACGACCGCGAGGAAGCCCGCAAGATCGGCCTGCGCGGCCAACGATTCTTCGCCGAGTCGATTGCCTATTGGTATCAGGGCGGCCCCAAGCCGACCGTCGATGACCAGCTCAGCGGCGACGAGCAGGCCGCCATCCTCGAACAGGAAAAGCAGCAGACCGTTGCCTATCTCTCCGAAGAAGCAATCCCGGTCGGCGACGAGCACCTGTCGAACTACACCATCGCGCAGGACGCCTACGGCACCCCCGACGACTGCATCCGCTACGTTCAACGCCTGATCGACGCCGGCGCCGATGAGATCCTCTTCATCTTCCAGATGGGCGGCATCCCGCACGACAAGATCATGGAGACCATCACCAACATCGGCGACAAGGTCATCCCGCATTTCCGCGCGCAGGCCGAAGTTAAGGCCAAGGCCCTCGCCGAAGTCGGCTGAAGCCCGGCACAGCATTCCGGAAAGGGGCGTGGGGGACTGGTCCCCGCGCCCCTTCTCGCGTTATGGATCGCGGCATGAAGGACGAAGCGCTCGCCCTCTCGAACCTGCTTGCCGCGCTTTATGGCGGGATCGATGACGAACGCCCGTGGCAGGCCTTTCTCAAGGCGCTGGCCGAGTGGATGGAAGCGACTTACGCGACGCTGATCATCACCACGCCGGGCAACGAAATGCCCGCCACTTTCATCACGCCCGGCGCGGACCCGCAGCGCAGTGAAGACTACATTCGAACCTATTTCGCGCAGGACCCGTTCCGGGGCCTCCCCGAAGGTGAGGTCATGACCTATCGCGGCTTCCTTGCCGGATTGCCCGAGGAAACCTACGAAACCTTCAGCGGATACATGCGCGAAGCGCACAGCGCGCAGGTGATCGGCGTTGACCTGCGCTTTCCCCGCGGCTTCGAAGCACGCTTTCGCGTCACCCGCATCGAAACAGAGCCGGAGTTCCGTCCCGACGATATAGCGAAGATGCAGGGGCTCGTGCCGCATCTGCGCCTTGCTATCGCCCTGTTCGAGAAACTCCAGTTTGCCGGCGCACAGCACGGCGCTTTCCACTCGGCAGCGCAAGGCATGGGCATAGGGCTGGTCGTCCTCGACCGCGACCGCCACGTCGTGAGCAGGAACCCGCTGGCAGAGCAACTTCTGGACGAGGGCGAAGGCGTTCACCTTTCCGGCCAGTGGCTGACATTCGACAATGCCGCCGATGCCCGGCGTATCGATACGATGCTGACGGAAAACTACAGCGACGGACCGACCCGCTTTCGCATCGAAAGACCCGTCAACGGCGATCTCATGGCGACGGCGCGGCCGATCGACGTCCCGGCCGTCGGCTCGGGCAGCGGCGCGCTGGCGCTCCTCCTTTCGCAACCCGGTCACGAGGAACTGCCATCACCCCAGGTCCTGCGCGAACTCTTCGGCCTGACCCCCGCCGAAGCGCGGCTCGCCTCGACAATCGCGGGCGGGGAATCGCTGGTGAACGCGGCGCACTCGCTTGGCATCGCGCACAACACTGCAAAAGTGCAGCTGCGCTCGGTCTTCGCCAAGACCGGAGTGAGGCGCCAGGCGCAGCTCGTCTCGCTCATCGCTCACCTTTCCGGATAAGCGGCCAGGCCACAGATCAGCGGTAAAACGCACCGCCGTTCACATGGATCACCTGACCGTTCACCCAGCGCCCGTCCTCCGAAAGCAACAGCGCCACCATCGCGGCGATGTCCTCGACTTTGCCCAGGCGCGTTGAATGGACGCCTTGAAGGCAATGCGCGATCCACGGCTCCGGCACTTGTCCGCCCGCGATCATTTCCGGCGTCATCACGAAACCCGGCGCGACCGCATTGGCCGTTATCCCTTCCTTGCCCCAACGGCTGGCGACATGGCGTACAAGGGCATTGAGCGCGCTTTTCGACATGGCGTAGGAGGGGCGCTCCGGCTCCCCAGCGTCGCCGGCATCGGACGAGGTATAGACAATGGCCCCGCCCCCGGACTTGCGCAGTGCGGGCAATGCCTGGCGCGTGCACAGCAGATGCCCGCGCAAATTCACCGCGATCGTGCGGTCGAACACGCCAAGGTCGACATCCAACGCGTCGCTGTCGGCAAATATCGTGCGCAGATCAGCCGCGTTGACATGCACGCCGTCGAGCCTGCCCAATCCGCCCATCGCGCCTGCGAATGCCTCGCGGACCGATGCTTCCTCGGCAATGTCAACATGCACCGCGAAGGCCTCACGGCCCTCCGCGACCATTTCCTCGGCCACCGCCGCAGCGGCATCGAGGTTGATATCGGCCGCACAGACCCGCGCGCCCTCAAGGCACAGGCGCCTCACCGTAGCGGCTCCGATACCCGTGCCCGCGCCCACAACGACAATGGCTTTGCCTTCAAGCCTTTCCTTCATGGACAATCTCTCCTCACCAAGCAGCCCCGGCCGTGCCGGGGCGCGTCGAATGCGCGGATAATTGAGCGTAGACCAATCCGATACGCAATACGCGATTTCTTGTATGCGATCACATTACTGGTCATTTTGCGTGATTAGTAAGCTTATTTATTGCGTTTTGGTGATCGCACCGATACCACCTTCAACAAAGCGGGCCGTGACGAACGGATC encodes:
- a CDS encoding LLM class flavin-dependent oxidoreductase, with the translated sequence MKFSIIYEAQMVDTSRENEQAVFLQIVEQAKLAEEKGFDCIWCVEHTALTQYAHMSAPETVLAFIAGATSRIHVGHGVVCLPPAMNHPVKVAERIATLDILSQGRLHFGVGKGGTQQEAGTFGYDLADLQPMIDESMYLIPKIMVQDEIEHDGEYIKIPKRPIHPKPYQDPHPPMYMACTRENTLVAAGSRGIGALVLGFSGPDEIAKKNAIYREAFRNRKAEDQVGFRPTEHLAALCAATVLDDREEARKIGLRGQRFFAESIAYWYQGGPKPTVDDQLSGDEQAAILEQEKQQTVAYLSEEAIPVGDEHLSNYTIAQDAYGTPDDCIRYVQRLIDAGADEILFIFQMGGIPHDKIMETITNIGDKVIPHFRAQAEVKAKALAEVG
- a CDS encoding helix-turn-helix transcriptional regulator, coding for MKDEALALSNLLAALYGGIDDERPWQAFLKALAEWMEATYATLIITTPGNEMPATFITPGADPQRSEDYIRTYFAQDPFRGLPEGEVMTYRGFLAGLPEETYETFSGYMREAHSAQVIGVDLRFPRGFEARFRVTRIETEPEFRPDDIAKMQGLVPHLRLAIALFEKLQFAGAQHGAFHSAAQGMGIGLVVLDRDRHVVSRNPLAEQLLDEGEGVHLSGQWLTFDNAADARRIDTMLTENYSDGPTRFRIERPVNGDLMATARPIDVPAVGSGSGALALLLSQPGHEELPSPQVLRELFGLTPAEARLASTIAGGESLVNAAHSLGIAHNTAKVQLRSVFAKTGVRRQAQLVSLIAHLSG
- a CDS encoding SDR family NAD(P)-dependent oxidoreductase, yielding MKERLEGKAIVVVGAGTGIGAATVRRLCLEGARVCAADINLDAAAAVAEEMVAEGREAFAVHVDIAEEASVREAFAGAMGGLGRLDGVHVNAADLRTIFADSDALDVDLGVFDRTIAVNLRGHLLCTRQALPALRKSGGGAIVYTSSDAGDAGEPERPSYAMSKSALNALVRHVASRWGKEGITANAVAPGFVMTPEMIAGGQVPEPWIAHCLQGVHSTRLGKVEDIAAMVALLLSEDGRWVNGQVIHVNGGAFYR